Proteins encoded together in one Pontiella desulfatans window:
- a CDS encoding carbohydrate-binding protein gives MTHIAISKICFFSVLLLLAVSAPAVDFVWDNSEGDNDFANPLNWVGDAFLASETAVVDLAGINKAVLGSGSPANIDVLRIGYNGSDGAFEQTGGTLTATSNPGAVSRVGNGSGKTGSWLMTGGTANINAIQLGLGSGTGDLTLAGGTMAIARGYNDYSLHVGAGGTGMIEIAGGSLNTRTGVIIGNGSTFKVTGSAAATIGIGSHGLLDGRWMQAAGGVLCVGIDTTPTGVSKIFVDEIDGTTGVSWDGNVTFEAGSLLDVGYLAATNPGTFTVMEWDGVVTNNGLAFAPSVDTNVWSFNVDALNKRLTVTAAGTAPGRTAVTVNSLAGLKLYLNATDHDVTMAPGTYRITPADVTSGLFPDSHLFEFIGSSNVYDFTGVTFEIETDVFQSFGGIDVKEIAVFGEGQVLKNLTLTDIGNTRPSKTALGVLLDGVGNRVEGFNVTVRGSQPYGYGDIFGKGSGYVIKHFKHSAILVRGEDNHLLNCKVFHRAYGHGIFCQGSINAVIEGCYVEGEVRSSDDVLAEAGSGSSADNVDFRTNWGEDENGENGYTLQPGWMFSCQEDGIRCYNTGVGLEGTNTVNTANIQVIDCTVNQMRSGVTIGFCNNTKYVENCVVLGVEGGYWVGTEGEIVECAGNAVYGKLLGNAYQTDRDSVVDLTVLDNTGRYGNTILAYTGGSRHDLTFRSRDAYVDPNLRIMIAGIRTGIREYVVNPTYNDFSTTDVELYNHTQYPVEMNTKSTGTSGRTDGSVVDYGTGNSLAQIPVTTAGGYGVVQTIQAEEFSTQSGASIQTRGDGIRHMGAANDGDWICFEDFFMGSGPNRFEAFVMGGAAAGSIELRLDGAAGTLIGTCPVAAGSGAWVAETITLNEPRGKRDLYLVFKGTAGALPGLDRFRFYVEFPGRKAAKGLVGHWKFDETAGTVASDSSGYGHHGTMANAAWVSGKKGGALDFGAGASTVSIPSNAFDSVQEEITIACWAFGDAAQPTADSLFYAVDGSTRVLNIHLPYSDSTVYWDAGNDGGYDRISTNAASADYEGSWAHWVFTKNSKTGNMRIYRNGEMWHHAAFLQKEMRGITAASIGSQIGGAANYKGMIDDVRLYDVELMEHEVTQLYGSYAYTDAGTPHSWLDAHALVTGGDYAAADAQDADSDGLLNGREYWAGTDPTNAASVFRITDAESVGNQLFFDWSAVTGKTYDVWFKTNLMETAWVLSDSGILGIEPECTSTVLTDHATGFIQVEVER, from the coding sequence ATGACACATATAGCGATCAGTAAGATTTGTTTTTTTTCCGTGCTGCTGCTCTTGGCGGTTTCTGCGCCGGCGGTGGATTTTGTCTGGGATAACAGCGAAGGGGACAACGATTTCGCCAATCCGTTAAACTGGGTTGGCGATGCCTTTCTTGCTTCCGAAACGGCCGTGGTGGATCTGGCGGGAATCAATAAAGCGGTGCTGGGCAGCGGTTCCCCTGCAAACATAGATGTGCTTCGAATCGGTTACAACGGATCGGATGGAGCGTTTGAACAGACGGGCGGTACGCTCACGGCTACCTCAAATCCCGGCGCGGTGAGCCGGGTCGGAAACGGCTCCGGGAAAACCGGTTCGTGGTTAATGACCGGCGGGACAGCCAACATCAACGCCATTCAACTGGGGCTAGGCAGCGGCACCGGCGATCTAACCCTTGCCGGCGGCACCATGGCCATTGCTCGCGGCTATAATGACTACAGTCTTCATGTGGGGGCCGGGGGAACCGGAATGATTGAAATTGCAGGGGGTTCCCTGAATACCCGAACGGGCGTCATTATCGGAAACGGCAGCACCTTCAAGGTGACCGGCAGTGCGGCGGCAACCATTGGCATCGGCAGCCACGGGCTGCTGGATGGCCGATGGATGCAAGCCGCCGGCGGAGTGCTGTGCGTCGGCATTGATACGACACCCACCGGGGTCAGCAAAATTTTTGTTGATGAAATCGATGGAACAACCGGGGTTTCCTGGGATGGCAACGTGACGTTTGAGGCCGGCTCCCTGCTTGATGTCGGGTATCTGGCTGCAACCAATCCGGGCACCTTTACCGTGATGGAATGGGATGGCGTTGTAACCAATAACGGCCTCGCGTTTGCCCCTTCGGTGGATACCAACGTCTGGAGCTTTAATGTGGATGCGCTGAACAAGCGGTTGACCGTAACGGCAGCAGGCACCGCCCCGGGACGCACCGCCGTAACGGTAAATAGCCTGGCCGGCTTGAAGCTGTATCTGAACGCAACGGATCATGATGTAACCATGGCGCCGGGTACCTACCGCATAACTCCTGCCGACGTGACCTCCGGACTGTTTCCTGATTCCCACCTGTTTGAATTCATCGGTTCGAGCAACGTGTATGATTTTACGGGGGTAACCTTTGAAATCGAAACGGATGTGTTTCAGTCGTTCGGCGGCATCGATGTCAAAGAAATTGCTGTTTTCGGAGAAGGTCAGGTGCTGAAAAACCTGACCTTGACGGATATCGGGAACACGCGGCCTTCAAAAACCGCGCTGGGTGTGCTGCTGGATGGTGTCGGCAACCGGGTCGAGGGGTTCAACGTGACGGTGCGCGGCTCACAGCCCTATGGCTATGGCGATATTTTCGGCAAGGGCAGCGGCTATGTGATCAAGCACTTCAAGCACTCCGCCATTCTGGTCCGGGGCGAGGATAACCATCTGTTGAACTGCAAGGTCTTCCATCGGGCGTATGGTCACGGCATTTTCTGCCAGGGTTCCATCAATGCCGTGATTGAGGGTTGCTATGTGGAGGGCGAGGTCCGGTCGTCGGATGATGTGCTGGCGGAGGCCGGTTCCGGGTCGTCGGCCGACAATGTGGATTTCCGGACCAACTGGGGCGAGGACGAAAACGGGGAGAATGGATATACGCTCCAGCCCGGCTGGATGTTCAGCTGCCAGGAGGATGGCATCCGTTGTTACAACACCGGGGTGGGCCTGGAAGGAACCAACACGGTGAATACAGCCAATATCCAGGTCATCGACTGCACCGTGAATCAGATGCGTTCCGGGGTGACGATCGGATTCTGCAACAATACCAAGTATGTCGAAAACTGCGTGGTCCTTGGAGTGGAAGGGGGCTACTGGGTGGGAACCGAAGGGGAAATTGTTGAATGCGCCGGCAATGCCGTTTATGGAAAGCTGCTGGGGAATGCCTACCAGACCGACCGGGACAGCGTGGTGGATCTGACCGTCCTGGATAATACGGGCCGATATGGAAATACGATTCTCGCCTATACCGGCGGTTCCCGCCACGACCTGACCTTCCGGAGCAGGGATGCCTATGTCGATCCCAACCTGCGCATCATGATTGCGGGCATCCGTACGGGCATTCGCGAGTATGTCGTGAATCCGACTTACAACGATTTTTCCACCACCGACGTCGAGTTATACAACCACACGCAGTATCCGGTGGAAATGAATACGAAGAGCACGGGAACCAGCGGCCGGACGGATGGAAGTGTCGTGGATTACGGCACCGGGAACAGCCTCGCTCAGATTCCGGTAACCACCGCGGGCGGTTACGGGGTGGTTCAGACCATCCAGGCGGAAGAATTTTCAACGCAGAGCGGCGCGTCGATTCAGACCCGGGGGGATGGCATCCGCCATATGGGCGCCGCAAATGACGGCGACTGGATCTGCTTCGAGGACTTTTTCATGGGTTCGGGCCCCAACCGGTTTGAGGCGTTTGTGATGGGCGGTGCCGCTGCCGGAAGTATTGAACTGCGGCTCGATGGGGCGGCAGGAACACTCATCGGAACCTGCCCGGTGGCTGCCGGTTCAGGAGCATGGGTCGCCGAAACCATCACGCTGAATGAGCCGCGCGGCAAGCGTGATCTCTATCTGGTCTTCAAAGGAACCGCCGGGGCACTGCCCGGACTGGATCGCTTCCGTTTCTACGTCGAGTTTCCCGGCAGGAAAGCGGCCAAGGGGCTGGTGGGTCATTGGAAATTTGACGAGACCGCCGGAACGGTTGCATCCGACTCCTCGGGCTACGGACACCACGGCACCATGGCGAATGCCGCGTGGGTGAGCGGGAAGAAGGGCGGCGCGCTCGATTTCGGAGCAGGAGCTTCGACCGTTTCCATTCCGTCGAATGCGTTTGATTCGGTTCAGGAAGAAATCACCATCGCCTGCTGGGCTTTCGGCGATGCCGCCCAGCCAACGGCGGACTCCCTGTTCTATGCGGTAGACGGCAGTACCCGGGTGCTGAACATTCATCTTCCCTACAGTGATTCAACGGTCTATTGGGATGCCGGAAACGACGGGGGCTATGACCGGATCTCCACGAATGCGGCTAGCGCCGATTACGAGGGATCATGGGCGCACTGGGTTTTCACCAAGAATTCGAAAACGGGGAACATGCGCATCTACCGCAACGGCGAAATGTGGCACCATGCAGCGTTCCTGCAGAAAGAGATGCGGGGTATCACGGCCGCGTCTATCGGCAGCCAGATCGGGGGGGCAGCCAACTATAAAGGCATGATCGACGACGTGCGGCTTTACGATGTTGAGCTCATGGAGCACGAAGTTACTCAGCTGTACGGTTCCTATGCCTATACTGATGCGGGCACACCGCACAGCTGGCTGGATGCCCACGCGCTGGTGACCGGCGGAGACTATGCCGCGGCCGATGCGCAGGATGCCGACAGCGATGGTTTGCTGAACGGCAGGGAATATTGGGCAGGAACCGATCCGACCAACGCCGCATCGGTATTCCGCATCACCGATGCCGAATCCGTAGGCAATCAATTGTTCTTTGACTGGTCGGCCGTCACAGGAAAAACCTATGATGTGTGGTTTAAAACGAATCTTATGGAAACGGCATGGGTGTTGAGCGACAGCGGAATCCTCGGCATTGAGCCGGAATGTACGAGCACGGTGCTGACGGATCATGCCACGGGATTTATTCAGGTAGAGGTGGAGCGATAA
- a CDS encoding arylsulfatase: MKRVVFSLLLVAIGNAFAGGKPIPTEQARPNVVFVLTDDQGYGDLGCHGNPILKTPELDAFHEQSVRFTDFHVSPLCTPTRGALMTGRDPGRNGAYRTSAGRSILHTNERTLGNLFADNGYATGMFGKWHLGDSAPHRPQDYGFQDVVWHRCGGIGQVSDYWGNDYFDDTYERNGTLEKFEGYCTDVWFREGIRFIEENKDKPFFLYLPLNAPHTPIIVGEEWSAPYKDKVDREILADYYGMIANIDHNFGLLRQRLKALKLEENTILIFMTDNGTYVGAKFANNDSEPVEGFNAGMRGRKASIFDGGHRVPFFIRWPAGGLDGGREIDTLAVQFDLFPTLAELCGIKVPADREMDGLSLAPLLKGESKTVDRDHVVLQFHGGAAFPEDRLKREFSYILTERWRLLHGRELYDMEADPKQRNDVAAEHPEVVKQLWAHYEPYWQSVVQGMTPVRLDLGNPTENPVELCSQDWYMPQGNPPWNFRLIGQLPRVTAPWMVKVKKAGRYRFTLRQYPKLAGKPVEQTVRAKIEIAGRSKDVSVEPGSMGIVIELELPAGETELMTYLYNETGEAGGAYFTEVEAL, encoded by the coding sequence ATGAAAAGAGTCGTATTCAGTTTGTTGTTGGTTGCAATAGGCAACGCGTTTGCCGGTGGAAAACCAATACCTACCGAACAAGCCCGGCCCAATGTGGTTTTTGTTTTAACCGACGACCAGGGCTATGGCGATCTCGGGTGCCACGGCAACCCGATCCTGAAGACGCCGGAACTCGATGCCTTCCACGAACAATCCGTGCGCTTTACCGATTTCCACGTCAGCCCGCTCTGCACCCCGACGCGCGGCGCGCTGATGACCGGGCGCGACCCCGGGCGCAACGGGGCCTACCGCACCAGCGCCGGCCGCTCGATCCTGCACACCAACGAGCGCACGCTGGGCAACCTTTTTGCGGACAACGGCTATGCCACAGGCATGTTCGGCAAGTGGCATCTGGGCGACAGCGCCCCGCACCGTCCGCAGGACTATGGCTTCCAGGATGTGGTCTGGCACCGCTGCGGCGGTATCGGGCAGGTTTCCGACTATTGGGGCAATGACTATTTCGACGACACCTACGAACGCAACGGCACGCTCGAAAAGTTCGAAGGCTACTGCACCGACGTCTGGTTCCGCGAGGGCATCCGCTTCATCGAGGAAAACAAGGACAAGCCTTTTTTCCTCTACCTCCCGCTCAACGCCCCGCACACGCCCATCATCGTGGGCGAGGAGTGGTCTGCGCCCTATAAGGACAAGGTCGACCGCGAAATCCTGGCCGACTACTACGGCATGATTGCCAACATCGACCACAACTTCGGGCTGTTGCGCCAACGGCTGAAGGCGCTGAAGCTGGAAGAGAACACCATCCTGATCTTCATGACCGACAACGGAACCTATGTGGGTGCGAAATTCGCGAACAACGATTCGGAGCCCGTGGAAGGCTTCAATGCGGGGATGCGCGGCCGAAAGGCATCGATCTTCGACGGCGGCCACCGCGTCCCGTTCTTTATCCGCTGGCCGGCCGGCGGGCTCGACGGCGGGCGTGAAATCGATACGCTCGCCGTGCAGTTCGATCTCTTTCCAACGCTGGCCGAGCTGTGCGGAATCAAGGTTCCGGCGGATCGCGAAATGGACGGCCTTTCGCTGGCCCCGTTGCTTAAAGGCGAAAGCAAAACCGTGGACCGCGACCACGTGGTGCTTCAGTTCCACGGCGGTGCCGCCTTCCCGGAAGACCGGCTCAAGCGCGAGTTTTCCTACATCCTGACCGAGCGCTGGCGCTTGCTGCACGGGCGCGAACTCTACGACATGGAAGCCGACCCGAAGCAGCGCAACGATGTCGCCGCCGAGCACCCGGAGGTGGTGAAGCAGCTGTGGGCGCACTATGAACCCTATTGGCAGTCGGTCGTTCAAGGCATGACTCCGGTACGCCTCGATCTCGGCAACCCGACCGAAAACCCGGTCGAGCTCTGCTCGCAGGATTGGTACATGCCGCAGGGCAATCCGCCCTGGAACTTCCGGCTCATCGGCCAGCTGCCGCGCGTCACCGCGCCGTGGATGGTCAAAGTGAAAAAGGCCGGACGCTACCGCTTCACGCTGCGCCAATATCCCAAGCTCGCCGGCAAGCCGGTCGAGCAAACCGTGCGGGCAAAGATCGAGATCGCCGGGCGGTCAAAGGACGTGAGCGTGGAGCCCGGTTCCATGGGCATTGTGATCGAGCTGGAGCTCCCGGCCGGCGAGACCGAGCTCATGACCTATCTCTACAATGAAACAGGCGAAGCCGGCGGCGCCTACTTCACCGAAGTCGAGGCGCTGTAG
- a CDS encoding alginate lyase family protein — MMNRMLLMVPLLWVGFAEAKPIGDFRTMENWTGLGASTLKTPCGEFAALLPPGTATFTYTEPKTFLSGETVDFSDMLDEVCVEDWYDYRYLECWVWLPHADPVELECSVLPLAVGRPDYVKSLAAKVTVQGEGWQKVVFSLSDFDYVRHQGAHWKHIQGLKISTSGISYPVVIGQPRLKKSRMVALDTPIKSKSAKAGETAVYELQLENESSTARNVSLVLEHTGWEACPATLSENELILQPWETKKVTLSVQMNDLVAPGGRELRKVTVVPDGRGDLKEELALITVRELPHPYLLHTEAGWEKVKQKAATVEWAKAARQDYIDKAKKWRVPAARTKGDYSFKNTDGKDVADCAIAWKLSGDEKLAQKVVQFLRAFSDPETGYPTTIRNSGALVHRGMFFLHMARAYDLLYNHPSFTEQDHANIESAMRLYNRWVDYQILTGDGNNHQDGLVAGALMNGLALQDFAEVERFLHGTGGLLDLIGQGVLDDGHYFEGTANYNILAGNLFNSVAVALEPWGLNLKDWKIPAKYGKHIMVSPWALSGEFLGMSFERQGPSTRTYRQLKDIWDAVLPMADWRGVVFASNDSGGIDLTTGHSEAGFGFEMAYHLWPDPAYVPLLKKMKKRDLLYGAVELPDVDGGLGSASYVNDNAGFAVLRSKAEEPRERYQVVQRYGTHGGYHGHFDKTSLVSLSRFGRSHYNTEASWFGYWSFMFKMWVQTSDAHNMTVVDHRMQKPAETRRILFHSGDLMQVSATEIETEWIDPPYGGQTPYALKMPEEKTWDEARWLPTPENPRPQGSTGTPSEPILQRRLIITTDDYVVMADDLKGTQTHDFDNLFNCKGLVELAAEKKTFVKHTAQCDPDPYGSAQFITDCNWYETAGTVKAGFVLDGAKGEMGGRHSCSEPGVMNVDYYSLWPKKAGLMVGNYAESLDVARHLYYKVSADGTVLAEGKLAPWILGSAEIDVDVRGMQTLEIETRIEKAKAPKTIFLGSPKLLDAAGEEIPFEVQAENVAEASGKNLDYAGGTVSIFGEHHSRSIAAEPADRKKPGMLKIDLKGAARFKATLGGDYPVGGDDIHRKIIATRSTGKEARFLSAVELHEDNPVIKSIQAVGNDEVVVLRRDGSVDRFKIAGLGGRGVSVEMTVELDGKVIAAETAEAMKRVP; from the coding sequence ATGATGAACCGAATGCTTTTGATGGTGCCGCTCTTGTGGGTGGGTTTTGCGGAGGCAAAACCGATCGGCGATTTCCGGACGATGGAAAACTGGACGGGGCTTGGGGCATCCACACTTAAAACGCCTTGCGGGGAATTTGCAGCATTACTGCCCCCGGGAACGGCGACGTTTACCTATACAGAGCCCAAAACCTTTCTGAGCGGCGAAACGGTCGATTTTTCCGACATGCTCGACGAGGTATGCGTCGAAGACTGGTACGACTACCGCTACCTTGAATGCTGGGTCTGGTTGCCGCACGCCGATCCGGTGGAGCTGGAGTGCTCGGTTTTGCCGCTGGCGGTTGGTCGGCCAGATTATGTGAAGTCGCTTGCCGCGAAGGTGACCGTGCAGGGCGAAGGCTGGCAGAAAGTGGTCTTTTCGCTTAGCGACTTCGACTATGTTCGCCACCAGGGTGCCCACTGGAAACATATCCAGGGATTGAAAATTTCGACTTCAGGAATTTCCTATCCGGTGGTGATCGGTCAGCCTCGCCTGAAAAAAAGTCGCATGGTCGCTCTCGATACGCCGATAAAATCGAAGTCCGCGAAAGCGGGTGAAACGGCAGTTTATGAACTGCAGCTGGAAAACGAGAGCTCCACTGCTCGGAATGTATCGCTCGTTCTTGAGCATACGGGCTGGGAAGCCTGCCCGGCTACGCTGTCGGAAAATGAGCTGATCCTCCAGCCGTGGGAAACTAAAAAGGTCACGCTTTCAGTTCAGATGAATGACCTCGTTGCGCCGGGCGGCCGGGAGCTGCGCAAGGTGACCGTCGTCCCGGATGGTCGTGGCGACCTGAAGGAAGAGCTGGCACTCATCACGGTGCGGGAATTGCCGCACCCGTACCTGCTGCACACCGAGGCCGGCTGGGAAAAGGTAAAGCAAAAGGCCGCAACGGTGGAGTGGGCAAAGGCCGCGCGGCAGGACTATATCGATAAGGCCAAAAAATGGCGCGTTCCCGCCGCCCGCACCAAAGGCGATTACAGTTTCAAGAATACGGATGGGAAGGATGTGGCCGATTGCGCGATCGCGTGGAAGCTCAGCGGCGACGAGAAGCTGGCGCAAAAGGTCGTCCAATTCCTGCGGGCGTTCAGCGATCCTGAAACCGGCTATCCCACGACCATCCGCAACAGCGGCGCACTCGTGCACCGCGGCATGTTTTTCCTGCATATGGCGCGCGCCTACGATTTGCTCTACAACCATCCGTCGTTTACGGAGCAGGATCACGCCAACATCGAAAGCGCCATGCGCCTCTACAACCGATGGGTGGATTACCAGATCCTGACCGGCGATGGAAACAACCACCAGGACGGTCTCGTGGCCGGTGCGCTGATGAACGGCTTGGCCCTGCAGGACTTCGCCGAGGTGGAACGCTTTCTCCACGGCACCGGCGGCCTGCTGGATCTGATCGGGCAGGGGGTGCTCGACGACGGCCACTATTTCGAAGGTACGGCCAACTATAATATTCTGGCCGGAAACCTCTTTAACTCGGTGGCGGTTGCGCTGGAGCCCTGGGGACTGAACCTCAAGGACTGGAAGATTCCGGCCAAGTATGGCAAGCACATCATGGTTTCGCCATGGGCGCTCTCCGGCGAATTCCTGGGCATGTCGTTCGAACGGCAGGGCCCGAGCACAAGAACCTACCGCCAGCTGAAGGATATCTGGGATGCCGTGCTGCCCATGGCCGACTGGCGCGGCGTCGTGTTTGCCTCCAACGATTCGGGGGGCATCGACCTGACGACCGGCCACAGCGAAGCCGGGTTCGGATTCGAGATGGCCTACCATCTCTGGCCGGATCCCGCCTATGTGCCGCTGCTTAAAAAAATGAAGAAGCGCGATCTGCTCTACGGTGCGGTCGAGCTTCCCGATGTGGACGGCGGGCTGGGATCGGCTTCGTATGTAAACGACAACGCCGGCTTTGCCGTGCTGCGCTCGAAGGCCGAAGAGCCGCGCGAGCGCTACCAGGTGGTGCAACGGTATGGAACGCACGGCGGCTACCACGGCCATTTCGATAAAACGAGCCTCGTTTCCCTCTCGCGCTTCGGTCGTTCGCACTACAACACCGAAGCCTCGTGGTTCGGCTATTGGTCGTTCATGTTCAAGATGTGGGTGCAGACCTCCGACGCGCATAACATGACCGTGGTCGACCACCGCATGCAGAAACCCGCCGAAACCCGCCGCATCCTCTTCCACTCCGGCGACCTCATGCAGGTCTCCGCCACCGAGATCGAGACCGAATGGATCGATCCGCCCTACGGCGGGCAGACGCCGTACGCGCTGAAAATGCCGGAAGAAAAAACCTGGGATGAAGCGCGCTGGCTGCCGACGCCCGAAAACCCGCGCCCGCAGGGCAGCACCGGAACGCCGTCGGAGCCCATCCTCCAGCGCCGCCTGATCATCACCACCGACGATTATGTGGTGATGGCCGACGATCTCAAGGGCACGCAAACGCACGACTTCGACAACCTCTTCAACTGCAAGGGGCTCGTCGAACTCGCCGCCGAAAAGAAAACCTTCGTCAAGCACACCGCGCAGTGCGATCCCGATCCCTACGGCAGTGCGCAGTTCATCACCGACTGCAACTGGTATGAAACCGCCGGAACGGTGAAGGCCGGATTCGTTCTCGACGGGGCGAAGGGCGAAATGGGCGGCCGCCATTCCTGCTCCGAACCGGGGGTCATGAACGTGGACTACTATTCGCTCTGGCCGAAAAAGGCCGGGCTGATGGTGGGCAACTATGCCGAGAGCCTCGATGTGGCACGGCACCTCTACTATAAAGTCAGCGCCGATGGAACCGTGCTGGCCGAAGGCAAGCTCGCTCCGTGGATTCTCGGTAGCGCCGAAATCGATGTCGATGTCCGCGGAATGCAAACGCTCGAAATCGAAACGCGGATCGAAAAAGCCAAAGCGCCGAAAACCATCTTTCTCGGCAGTCCCAAACTGCTGGACGCAGCAGGGGAGGAAATTCCGTTTGAAGTGCAGGCCGAAAACGTGGCGGAAGCTTCCGGCAAAAACCTCGACTATGCCGGCGGCACGGTTTCGATCTTCGGCGAACACCATTCCAGATCCATCGCCGCCGAACCCGCCGACCGTAAAAAGCCGGGCATGCTCAAGATCGATCTCAAGGGCGCGGCGCGTTTCAAGGCCACGCTCGGCGGCGACTATCCGGTTGGTGGCGACGATATCCATCGTAAAATCATCGCCACCCGCAGCACCGGAAAAGAAGCACGCTTCCTCAGTGCCGTCGAGCTGCACGAAGACAACCCGGTCATCAAATCGATCCAGGCCGTCGGCAACGACGAAGTTGTGGTTCTGCGTAGGGATGGTAGTGTTGACCGGTTTAAAATCGCGGGTCTCGGTGGCCGCGGGGTTTCCGTTGAAATGACGGTGGAGCTCGACGGCAAGGTGATCGCGGCGGAAACGGCCGAAGCAATGAAACGTGTCCCCTAA